DNA from Longimicrobiales bacterium:
AACGGCAACGGCTTCCGGGGTGGTGCCACCGGTTCACCCGCGGACTTCGAGCGTCACCTTCGCCGGCCCGAGGACCGCGAGCCGCGCGGCTACATCCTGCCGTCCGATCAGCCGGACTTCCAGACGGCCGGCAAGCTCATCGAGGCGCTGCTCGAGAACGGCATCATCGTGCACCGTGCGACCAGTGACTTCACGGTGAATGGCAAGCAGTACCCGAGCGGCTCGTACGTGATCAAGACCGCGCAGTCGTTCCGGCCGCACATCATCGACATGTTCGAGCCGCAGGACCATCCGGACGACATCCCCTACCCGGGCGGGCCCCCGACGCCGCCGTACGACGTGGCCGGCTGGACGCTTGCCTACCAGATGGGCGTCGACTTCGACCGCATCCTGGACGGCTTCGACGGACCGTTCGAGCGGATCACGGGGCTGGACGCGCCGCGCGTCGCCGGTCGGGTGGAGGACGCGCGCGCGGGGTGGTTCCTGAGCCACGAGGTGAACGACGCGTTCACCGCCGTCAGCCGCCTGCTCGCCGGCGACCAGCGCGTCTACTGGCTCACGCAGCCGGTGAGCGTCGATGGCACGACCTGGCCGGCCGGCACGTTCTGGATCCCCGCGCGCGGCAATGCACGTCGCATCATCGACACCGCGGCCCGGGACCTCGGCCTCGTCTTCGAGGGTGCGCAGCAGGCTCCGGCGTCCTCGGCGCTCCAGCTGCGCGAGCCGCGCATCGCGCTCGTCGATCGCTACGGCGGCTCGATGCCGTCCGGCTGGACCCGCTGGATCTTCGAGCAGTTCGAGATGCCGCACACCGTTGTGTATCCGCAGGAGCTCGACGCCGGCAACCTGCACCGGAAGTACGATGTCATCGTCTTCGTCGACGGGCTGGTTCCGCAGTCGGACCAGGCGGGCGGCTCGCGCGGCTTCGGCAGCTTCGACGAGAGCACCGTGCCGGCGGAGTTCCGGAGCTGGCTGGGCAGTGTCACCGTGGAAAAGACGGTGCCGCAGCTGCGCAGCTTCCTGCAGAACGGCGGCACGATCCTGACCATCGGCTCTTCGACCGCCCTGGCGCAGCATCTCGGGCTCCCGGTCGCGAGTGCTCTTGTCGAGAACGTGAACGGCACGGAGCAGGAGCTGCCACGCTCGAAGTTCTACGTGCCGAACTCGCTGCTCGAGGTGGCGGTGACGGAGGAGCATCCGCTCGCGCACGGCATGGACGAGCGTGCGATCGTCGTATACGACAACAGCCCGGTGTTCCGGATCACGGGTGATGGGGTCACGCCGATTGCCCGCTACGACTCGGCGACGCCGCTGCGCAGCGGCTGGGCGTGGGGGCAGCAGTACCTGGAGAACGGCGTGGCCATTGCAGAGGCGCAGGTCGGCGAAGGGAAGCTCTTCCTCTTCGGCCCGGAGATCGTGTTCCGTGCGCAGCCGCACGGCACGTTCAAGTTCCTCTTCAACGGCATCTACTACGGCACGGCGGAGGAGGCGCGCCTGCGCTGAGCCGGTGACGCTGATCGAATGATGGAGAAACGTCCGCACGTTGCGGGCGGGGAAGAGCGCGATCAGATCGATCGCGCTCTTCTGCCGTTCGCGCCACTGCTCTATATCGCCTGGGCCGACGGCGAGCTGACCGCCGAGGAAGCTGCCGTGCTGCGCCGGCGCCTGGACGAGGCCGGCGTCGAGCCGCGCACCGCAACGGCCCTGGCACGCTGGCTCGACCCTGTGCATCCGCCGACGCCCGAAGTGCTCGAGGCGCTGCTGCTCGATGTCCGTCGTGCGGCCTCCCGGCTCGGGCAGGGCGAGCACCTGTCGATCGCGACCCTGGCGCGCGCAATCGGTCGGGCGGAGGGCGTCAGCGCCGACGAGCAGACGCTGCGCGCGGTGAAGGTGGTCGAGGACGCGCTCGGTCTGCCCGACAGCGAGAGCGCCCGTGCGCTCCTGAGTGATGCGCTGGCCGAGCCGGCGCCCGCGGCGGCCGCGCCCAGCACCGCGACGCAGCCGCGTGACGTCGAGGCGATCGCGCGGGTGCTCGGCGGACCCTCGCGCGCGTTGCGCACCCGCGTGCTCGAGCGACTCGCCCGACCGGACTTCGCGCACATGGCACCGGACTCGCCAACAGCCGAACGCCGCGAGCGGGTCCTCGCGTGGTGCCACGCGCTCGCGGATGAGGGGTTGCCGGCAATCGCGTATCCGCGCGAGTTCGGCGGCGACCACGACATCGTCGCATCGTTCGCCGTGTACCGCGCCATCGCCAGCCACGATCTCTCGCTGTTCACGAAATACGGTGTCCAGTTCGGCCTGTTCGCCGGCAGCATCTACCAGCTCGGCACACGCTCCCATCATGAGCGCTACCTGCAGCGGGCACTCACGCTGGAGCTGCCCGGCTGCTTTGCGATGACGGAGACAGGCCACGGCTCGAACGTACGCGACATCGAGACGACCGCGCGCTACGATGCGGACAGCGGCGAATTCGTGATCCACACACCGCACGAGCGCGCACGCAAGGATTACATCGGCAACGCAGCCGTGCACGGCCGCATCGCAACGGTGTTCGCGCAGCTCGAGACGCCCGGCGGCCGCCATGGCGTGCACGCCCTGCTGGTTCCGATCCGTGACGCGGAGGGCAGGCCATCCGCCGGCGTGCGCATCGAGGACTGCGGGGAAAAGCAGGGCTTGAACGGCGTCGACAACGGTCGGCTGTATTTCGACAACGTGCGTGTGCCCCGCGAGAACCTGCTGGACCGGTTCGGCAGCGTCGATGCGTCCGGCGCGTACTCGAGCCCGATCGCGAGCCCCGGTCGTCGCTTCTTCACGATGCTGGGAACGCTCGTCGCGGGGCGCATCGCCGTCGCCGGCGCAGCAGCCAGCGCCGCACAGACAGCACTCACGATCGGCATCCGGTACGCAGCACAACGGCGCCAGTTCGGTCCGGAAGGTTCGCCCGAGGTGCCGATCCTGGATTACGTCTCCGTTCAGCGGCGGCTGCTGCCCGGCCTCGCGACGACGTACGCGATCGAGCTCGCGTTTCAGCACCTGACGCGCAGCTTCGCTGCCCAGGACGAGGACTCGGCGCGCGAGGTAGAAGCTCTCGCCGCAGGGCTCAAGGCTTACGCGTCGGATCATGCCGTCGCCGCGATCCAGCACGCGCGCGAGGTCTGCGGCGGGCAGGGCTACATGGCTGAGAACCGGCTGCCCGCACTGCGCGCCGACGCCGACGTCTTCACCACGTTCGAGGGCGCCAACGCGGTGCTCTATCAACTCGTCGCCCGTTCGCTGCTCGGCAGCTACCGCGCACAGTTCGGCGAGCTGCGACCGCTCGGCATCGCACGCTACCTCGCCGGCCGCGCGGCGACCGCCGTCACGGAACGCAACCCGATCGCCACCCGGCGCACCGACGAGGAGCACCTGCGCGACGCCGACACGCAGATCGCCGCCCTCGAGTACCGGGAACAGCGGCTGCTCGCCTCGCTCGCACGGCGTCTGAAATCCCGCATCGACGGTGGGATGGACGCCTTCCTCGCGCTCAACGAGTGCCAGGACCACGCGATCCACCTTGCCCGCGCCCACGTCGAGCGCGTGCTCCTCGGGCAGTTCGTCGCCGCCACTGCCGACGGCGACGTCGCTCGGCTCGAACCCGTACGCTCGCTGTTCGCGCTCTCCGCCATCGAGCGCGACGCCGCCTGGTTCCTCGAGGCCGGTTACATGGAGCCGGTCAAGACACGGGCAATCCGGGCCACAGTGAACCAGCTTCTCGCACTGAACCGCCCGAGGGCCCTGGAACTGGTGGGCGCATTCGAGCTGCCGGCGGCGGTGGTGGCGGCGCCCATCGCCTTTCCCATTGGCTGACAACAGGTTGCGCACCCGGCTCCGGGCTGGCCCCGGCGCTTCGTATACGATTTCCTTGTGCCGCGGCGAACCCCGGCGCAATCATTGGAGATCAACTGAACAGCCGAGGGTGTTGAGGCCCGCCATGACAGAAGCAGCGACAATCGATCGGTCCGGCGCGCATCGGGTGACAGCGCTCGAGCGGGCCTTCCGCACGCTGGCGCGTGACGTCCCCGGGATGACCGTCGACGTGGTAGGTCACGTACGGGGGCAGCGCCGGCTGGTGCATCCGGTCGCGGGGTTCACGGTGCGACTGGACGACGCTGCATCCGGCACGGGTGCAGCGCTCTACGTCTCTGCGGCCTACGGCGAGCTGTCACTCTGGCGCGACGCCAAGCGCGACGGCGTGACCGCCAAGGAGCATTTCACCGTCCGCCTGAACGACGGCTTCATGTGGGGCGACTCCGAGTATCCGGATGCGGCGCCGCTGGCCGCGGATCTGCTGGGGTACCTGCAGTTCAACCTGGACCGGGTACGGGAGTCAACGGCTTGATCCTTTGGTTCTACCACCGAGATCACTGAGAGCACCGAGGAGGAGCTGAGAACGGGTATTACGAAACGAAGATGAGCAGGTCCGCCGCGGCGAGCGTTCATTCCCAACGTCTGGCCGCACGGCAACGGATTTATTGTTTGTTGCCGCGCCTGCTTCACAGACTTCCCACCCTCCGTAATTGAATCGCGTCCCCGGAGCACGCCTCAAAGTTCGTTCTCTGTGACCCCCGTGCTCTCCGTGGTAGATACACGAACCAGAGTCACTCCAGCACCTTCGGCTCATGCTCCGGCGGCGGTCTGCCTGGCCCGTGGTCGCGTGAGCGCTCGATCCGGACGCCCTCGATCGATTCGGGTCTGACCCATCCCATGGAGGCAGCGTGCCGTGCGGCGGCGACGGTGTCCTCGACCAGGACGAGGGTGCTGCCGGCGTCGTGGACCTCCTGCGCGAGCTCTTCGATGGCGGTGCGTCGCTCGGCGTGGCCGGTGACGTCGCGGATGTAGATGCCGAGGATGCGGCGCGGGTAGTGCGCGACGATCTCGGCGTAGATCTCCGGGTCCTGCTGCCCGCTGTCGCCCAGGAGGAGAAAGGGCAGACCGGGATAGGTGTCGAGGATCTGCCGGATAGCGTCCAGCTTGTGAGAGCGGTGTCCGATGGGCAGGCTGCTGCCGCGGATGCCCCAGTCACGGAGGAACAGCGGGCCCATCGGGATGCGGCGGTGCTCGAGGAACTCGGTGATCACGTCGTAGAGGTTCCACGGGCTGCTGGACACGTAGAACACCGGGTTGGCAGACGTACCGGTTCCGCGGTGCAGCGCCTGGTAGAAGCCTGCGACGCCTTCAAAGGGCAGGCGAGTGCGCGCGTTGGTGAAGAGAACGCCGCGGAGCATGCGGAGCATGTGCGTGGCGTCCGTCCGAATGACGGTATCGTCCAGGTCGCTGATGATGCCGAAGCGCGCGGTCGTTGCGGGGATCAGCACGTGCGTGGTCGTTGTGCTGACGGGTTCGTCGTCGGCGAGCAGGTCGAGCTCGACAGGGTGCCAGAGGCGCTCGTGCGAAAGCGGCTCCGCGGGCGCGATCCAGGAGCGGAAATAGCCCTCGTCTCCGGAGACGGCTTCCCGTGCAGCCGCGTCGACCCGGACGCAGACGCGCGCGCCGGCGATCTCGTCGCTCTCCATGCGACGGTACGTGTTGGCGAGGTTGCGCCACCACGGATCCTGCTCGGCGGCGGGCCCGAGCGGCTGGCCGCGCAGCACGCGACCGCTCACGAAGACCTCGTCGGGGGTGCCGTACCCGCGGTATCCGACGACGTAGGTCGTGTCGGGTCCCGCGCCGCGCACCGCGTCGATAGCGCTGCCGACACCCCGTGCTGCGCGAAGCAGAAAGCTGCGCCGTCGGGTCATGCGTGGCGCGGCGCGTCGTGCGCGTCGAACTCGTCGTAGCGCGGTGGCTCCGGCGGCGCAAGATCGATCGTGAAGGTGGTGCCGCTGCCGACCTGGCTCTCGACTTCGAGCGAATAGCCGAGCAGGTGACAGAGGCGTCGCGAGATCGGCAGGCCGAGGCCGGTCCCGCCGTAGCGCCTGGCGGTCGAGCTTTCCGCCTGCTCGAAGGCCTCGAAGATCGGCCCGAGCCGGTCCGCCTCGATGCCGATCCCGGTGTCGCTCACGAGGATCCGGCGCGGAGCGAACGCCTCGGCGTCGACTTTCACCGTGACGTGGCCGCGCTCCGTGAACTTCACCGCATTGCTGACCAGGTTGATGAGCACCTGCTTGAGGCGCGCGCGATCGGAGTCGATCGGCGCGATTCCGCCCGGCACTTCCGCGCGCAGTGCGAGCCCGGCAGGCATCTGTCCATCCCACTGACGCAGCACCTCGTCGATCAGCTCGCTGAGGGAGAACGTCGTGATCTCCAGCTCGATCTTGCCCGCCTCGATCTTGGACAGGTCGAGTACGTCGTTGATGAGCGTCAGCAGGTGCCCGCCGTTCTCGTTGATGCGTTCCAGGTAGACCATGTCCTGCGGCCGGAGATTTCCGCCCTTGTTCCTGAGCAGGATGTTGGCGAACCCGATGACGGAGTTGAGCGGTGTGCGCAGCTCGTGACTCATGCGCGCCAGGAACTCGCTCTTGGTCCGGTTCGCCGCTTCCGCGCTGTCCCTAGCCGCGCGCAGCGCCTCCTCGGACCGGCGCTGCCCGGTGATATCGCTGAACACGGCGATCGCATAGGCGACGCGGCCGGTTACGTCGTAGATCGGGGCAGCGCTCACTGCGACGGGCACGACGTGGCCGTTGCGGTGGACTTCGGCATCGTCGATCGTGCTGCGGAACCCGGCGAGGGCCTGCACCAGCGGCAGCTCGGACGCAGGGTAGAGGGAGTCGGTGCCCGCCCGGTGGATCTGGTACGTCTGGTTCATGTCCTCCGGCAGTGCGTCCGGCACGATCCCGCGGCCCAGCAGTGCGCGTGCGGCGGTGTTGGCAAAGCGCGGCCGTCCCGCTGCGTCGATCACGTACGCGCCGACGGGCAGGCTTTCCATGAACTGGCCGAGCACCGCCTCGCTTTCCCGCAGCGCGCTCTCCACCCGCTGCCGGTCCGTGATGTCGCGACGGATCAGGTGAGTCGAGAGCAGGACGAGCAGCAGGCCGAACAGCGCGCTGCCGACGACGACCGCCTGCGCGCTGCGCGCGCTCAGCTCCGCCTGCTCGCTGCGCTCCTGCAGCAGCACGCGCTCGCGCCGCTCGAGCGACGTCGCGAGGGCACGGACCGTGTCCATCACCTCGCGCCCGGCACCGTCGAATACTCCGGTCCCGGCTGCATCGGGGCCGCTCGCGTCGTACGCAGTGATGCCTTCGCGGATCATGGCCATGCGCTGCGCGATGAGCGTGCCGAGGCGCGAAAGGCGTCCGGTCCCTTCGGTGTCGGCGAGCCGCAGCTCACGCAGCCTCACCAGCTCGCGCGAGATCTCCCGGTGTGCGCTCTGGAAGCGGGCGAGGTAGTCGTGGTCACCGGTGATGATGTAACCGCGCTGGGCGGACTCGGCGTCGAGCAGCAGCGACTGGGTGCGCTGCAGTGACGCGAGCACCTCGTGGGTCTCGGCGACCGCGGCCGCATTCGCCAGGGAGCGCGTCATGGCGCGGTACGAGACCGCGCCGATCAGCACGACGATCGCGATTCCCGCTACGAATCCGACGTTGATCTTCTCGGCGGTCGTCAGCGCCACGTTGGTATCAGTCGGTGCTGTCCACGACGGAGCGGACCTTGGTGATCAGCATGTCCACGGCCACCCGGTTCTGCCCGCCCTCCGGTATGATGACGTCGGCGTACCGCTTGCTCGGCTCGACGAACTCGAGGTGCATGGGCCGGACGTTCTCCGTGTACTGCCGGATCACCGATTCCGCCGTGCGGCCGCGCTCGCGAATGTCGCGCAGCAGCCGGCGGATGAAGCGCAGGTCCGCGTCGGTGTCGACGAAGACCTTGATGTCCATCAGTTCGCGCAGCGCCGCGTCCCACAGGATCATCAGGCCGTCCACGATCACGACCCTGGCCGGCGCGACGTGCTGCTTCTCCGCGCGGCGAACGTGAGAGGTGAAGTCGTAGACGGGTACCTCGACCGGCTCGCCGCGCCGCAGCTGCTCCAGGTGCCGGACCAGCAGCCCCGTCTCGAGCGCATCGGGATGGTCGTAATTGGTCGAGGTCCGCTCCTCGAGCGGCAGGTGACTCGCGTCCCGGTAGTAGCTGTCGTGATGGATCACCGCGACCTGGTCGGCGCCGAGGGCACTGACGATCTCGCGCACGACCGTGGTCTTGCCCGAGCCGCTGCCGCCGGCGACACCGAGAATGACCGGCCTCACGGGTGCGTATTCGCTCCATTCATGGCGCGCAAGGTGTCGAAACAGCGGCCTGCGCGAAAGGGCGAGCGCCGCGCCGCGCGGCTCAGCATGGCCCTCTGCCGCTGCGGGTCAGAGTGACTGGACGCGGCGGTCAAATCGTGCCGGTCTTCCGCCGCCGCGCCGGGGGCTGCACTATACACCCGCACTCCACCACGAGGTGAATCGCCATGCCGAAGCGTCTCGTCCTGCTCCTCTCCCTCCTGTTCGGTACCGGCTGCTACAGCTACAGCGAGGCCGCCATCGAGGACGTTGCGCCCGGCACGCCCGTCCGACTCCGCGTCACGGGGGCAGAGGCCGACCGCCTCGCGGAGCTGCGCATGAGCGACGACCGCGAGGTGCCGGGCACGCTGCTACGCCGCGAGAACGGCGCAATCCTGCTGGACACGCCCATCGCTGCGGCGGATGCGACGTCGCGTGCCGGGCGACTCACGCAGCGCGTCGAGATCCCGGTCTCCCAGGTGCAGGACGTCGAGGTGCGGCGTCTCGACCGGCTGCGCACCGGTGCGCTGGTCGGCGCCGTCGCGGCCGCCGCGGTCTTCATCGTGATGGAAGGCTTCGGCTCCGGAAACGCAAACGACGACCGCCCGCCGATCGAGAATCCCGAGATGCGTCGAGGACCGGCCGTGCAGATCCGCGTGCCGATCGGCTTCTGACCGCTCACTTCCGGAACTGCAATTTTACCGCAGAGAGCGCAGAGCACGCTGAGGAACGAAAGGAGTCGTGCGGCAGAGACGCGATGCAGCGCTTCCGCGACGCAGGTTCATTTCAAAACAAAACTAAAGGGTGACCGGCGTTTGCCGGCCACCCTCCGTTTTTCAGTTGATCAGGAATAACTCAATTCCGTT
Protein-coding regions in this window:
- a CDS encoding M14 metallopeptidase family protein, which encodes MRRACQRTLVALPLVFLLASGDAEGQSRVTTPEQHFGHAIGSDYWLPDYTAFQAYWQKLAGESDRMVLDTIGTTAEGRPQLMAIITSPENHTRLDRYREIARQLARAEGLTDEQARALAREGKAIVWFDGGLHATEVLGASQLTETVYQLLSRDDEETLRFLDDLIILAVHANPDGMELVADWYMREPVPEKRSTSGVPRLYQKYVGHDNNRDFYMSTQPETENMNRVMFTEWFPQIVYNHHQTGPAGTVMFAPPFRDPFNYNLHPLIPAGLDMIGGAMMTRFVAEDKPGITNRLGANYSTWWNGGLRTITYYHNMYGLLTETIGNPTPIEIPLIARRQLASNDLPYPIEPQVWHFRNSIDYSVTANYAVFDIASRRREQFLYNIYVMGRDAIEEGSRDTWTTWPREIATLDESLRDGGRENGNGFRGGATGSPADFERHLRRPEDREPRGYILPSDQPDFQTAGKLIEALLENGIIVHRATSDFTVNGKQYPSGSYVIKTAQSFRPHIIDMFEPQDHPDDIPYPGGPPTPPYDVAGWTLAYQMGVDFDRILDGFDGPFERITGLDAPRVAGRVEDARAGWFLSHEVNDAFTAVSRLLAGDQRVYWLTQPVSVDGTTWPAGTFWIPARGNARRIIDTAARDLGLVFEGAQQAPASSALQLREPRIALVDRYGGSMPSGWTRWIFEQFEMPHTVVYPQELDAGNLHRKYDVIVFVDGLVPQSDQAGGSRGFGSFDESTVPAEFRSWLGSVTVEKTVPQLRSFLQNGGTILTIGSSTALAQHLGLPVASALVENVNGTEQELPRSKFYVPNSLLEVAVTEEHPLAHGMDERAIVVYDNSPVFRITGDGVTPIARYDSATPLRSGWAWGQQYLENGVAIAEAQVGEGKLFLFGPEIVFRAQPHGTFKFLFNGIYYGTAEEARLR
- a CDS encoding acyl-CoA dehydrogenase, with the protein product MMEKRPHVAGGEERDQIDRALLPFAPLLYIAWADGELTAEEAAVLRRRLDEAGVEPRTATALARWLDPVHPPTPEVLEALLLDVRRAASRLGQGEHLSIATLARAIGRAEGVSADEQTLRAVKVVEDALGLPDSESARALLSDALAEPAPAAAAPSTATQPRDVEAIARVLGGPSRALRTRVLERLARPDFAHMAPDSPTAERRERVLAWCHALADEGLPAIAYPREFGGDHDIVASFAVYRAIASHDLSLFTKYGVQFGLFAGSIYQLGTRSHHERYLQRALTLELPGCFAMTETGHGSNVRDIETTARYDADSGEFVIHTPHERARKDYIGNAAVHGRIATVFAQLETPGGRHGVHALLVPIRDAEGRPSAGVRIEDCGEKQGLNGVDNGRLYFDNVRVPRENLLDRFGSVDASGAYSSPIASPGRRFFTMLGTLVAGRIAVAGAAASAAQTALTIGIRYAAQRRQFGPEGSPEVPILDYVSVQRRLLPGLATTYAIELAFQHLTRSFAAQDEDSAREVEALAAGLKAYASDHAVAAIQHAREVCGGQGYMAENRLPALRADADVFTTFEGANAVLYQLVARSLLGSYRAQFGELRPLGIARYLAGRAATAVTERNPIATRRTDEEHLRDADTQIAALEYREQRLLASLARRLKSRIDGGMDAFLALNECQDHAIHLARAHVERVLLGQFVAATADGDVARLEPVRSLFALSAIERDAAWFLEAGYMEPVKTRAIRATVNQLLALNRPRALELVGAFELPAAVVAAPIAFPIG
- a CDS encoding phosphatase domain-containing protein; this translates as MTRRRSFLLRAARGVGSAIDAVRGAGPDTTYVVGYRGYGTPDEVFVSGRVLRGQPLGPAAEQDPWWRNLANTYRRMESDEIAGARVCVRVDAAAREAVSGDEGYFRSWIAPAEPLSHERLWHPVELDLLADDEPVSTTTTHVLIPATTARFGIISDLDDTVIRTDATHMLRMLRGVLFTNARTRLPFEGVAGFYQALHRGTGTSANPVFYVSSSPWNLYDVITEFLEHRRIPMGPLFLRDWGIRGSSLPIGHRSHKLDAIRQILDTYPGLPFLLLGDSGQQDPEIYAEIVAHYPRRILGIYIRDVTGHAERRTAIEELAQEVHDAGSTLVLVEDTVAAARHAASMGWVRPESIEGVRIERSRDHGPGRPPPEHEPKVLE
- a CDS encoding CHASE3 domain-containing protein — translated: MALTTAEKINVGFVAGIAIVVLIGAVSYRAMTRSLANAAAVAETHEVLASLQRTQSLLLDAESAQRGYIITGDHDYLARFQSAHREISRELVRLRELRLADTEGTGRLSRLGTLIAQRMAMIREGITAYDASGPDAAGTGVFDGAGREVMDTVRALATSLERRERVLLQERSEQAELSARSAQAVVVGSALFGLLLVLLSTHLIRRDITDRQRVESALRESEAVLGQFMESLPVGAYVIDAAGRPRFANTAARALLGRGIVPDALPEDMNQTYQIHRAGTDSLYPASELPLVQALAGFRSTIDDAEVHRNGHVVPVAVSAAPIYDVTGRVAYAIAVFSDITGQRRSEEALRAARDSAEAANRTKSEFLARMSHELRTPLNSVIGFANILLRNKGGNLRPQDMVYLERINENGGHLLTLINDVLDLSKIEAGKIELEITTFSLSELIDEVLRQWDGQMPAGLALRAEVPGGIAPIDSDRARLKQVLINLVSNAVKFTERGHVTVKVDAEAFAPRRILVSDTGIGIEADRLGPIFEAFEQAESSTARRYGGTGLGLPISRRLCHLLGYSLEVESQVGSGTTFTIDLAPPEPPRYDEFDAHDAPRHA
- the udk gene encoding uridine kinase: MRPVILGVAGGSGSGKTTVVREIVSALGADQVAVIHHDSYYRDASHLPLEERTSTNYDHPDALETGLLVRHLEQLRRGEPVEVPVYDFTSHVRRAEKQHVAPARVVIVDGLMILWDAALRELMDIKVFVDTDADLRFIRRLLRDIRERGRTAESVIRQYTENVRPMHLEFVEPSKRYADVIIPEGGQNRVAVDMLITKVRSVVDSTD